The following is a genomic window from Haloterrigena salifodinae.
CGAATTATTACATACATACAACCGTAAAATTCTCCGGGAAAACGTCCCGTTTCGGTGGTGGCAGTGATTCTACCTGTGTGGGAAATTATACGGGTAGAATAACACCCGCTGCGAGACCGATAAGCAATCAGACGACGGTCGGTCTTTCCACCGGACGGGCAACCGGTCCGGGGTCTCGGAATTGACGCGAACAATCCGGTCGTCCCCAGGAATTTCGAGCTATTGACACGAAGATGGAGAGGGAGAGAGATCATCCATCATCCCGTTCGAGGGATCAGAACTCACAGAGGTCGCCCGACCCTCGAGTCGATTTCTACGATTCGAGAGGGTAGCAAGCAGCAATAACTCCCGTCGTGTTACGACGGCGTGTCGTTCAGTCGATTGGGTCCCTCGTACGCCTCAGTTTCCGGGTTGCTCGAGCGGGTAACGGTTCGTTTCGGTGCTGGAACATCGCGGTCGCAATTTCGGAACACTCCTCTCTCCGTCGCCGTCTATTCGACACTAATCGACGGAACAGTCGTCGGAAATCAGCACTAACGTTAGCTTATCCTGTCGTAAGCCGCGGACGAAACCGACGCCGAGACTACGGACTGCAAATGCGAGCCACGCGATATGTAAGGGACGGCTATCAGCCGCTAACCGTTCTCGTTCCATCGATGGCGTACCGCCGACCACGATCGCCTCGTCGCGACCGCACCGAGGCGACCGCCCGTCGAAATCGTTTGGGCCTCCGCGGGGCGGCGAGCACGCCCGCGATCAGGTCACAGCGATGGTATCGGCCCATCCCGGCGCGGCCGTCGTACTCGATCACGTTCCTCGTTCTCGAGCGCGGGTGAGTGGCGGCGGTGGATCTCGAAAACTCGAATCGAGGGTCGTGGCCTCCCGGGAGGGCGATCATCGAACGACCGTCACCGGCATCGAGGCTCGCCGGACGACCTGCTCCGCGACGCTGCCCAGCAGCACGCGCGAAACGCCCGAGCGACCGTGGCTGCCGATGACGATCTGATCGACGTCGTTTTCCTCCGCGAACTCGACGATGTCGCGAATCGGTTCTCCGACGACGGTTTCGGTCGTCAGCGAGGCCTCGCGGCCGTGCTCGTCGGCGATCTCTCGGGCCGTCTCGAACAACGTTTCGGCTCGCTCTTCCTCAAGTTCGACGAGTCGTTCGAAGTGGAGGTGGGTGTCTGTCCGATAGGTCGACATCGAGGGGTTGACGACGTGTAACGCCGTGATATCCGCGTCCGGAAACGTCGTCACGGCGTGTTCGATCGCCGCTCGCGCCGGTTCGGAACCGTCGATCGGGACGAGGACGTGCATGGGAGACCTTCGACGACCAGCGACATATACGCCGGGTGAATTCTCGTTATACGGGACTGCGGGCGAGGGTCTCGGATCCGAGCGGAGCGCTCGAGCGACGACTCGGTCGATGGCCGGACACTGCGCTGCCGGTTGACGAACGCGCCGACGCGACCCCGTCAACCACCTTCTTCGAGATTGAACGGAATCGTACGACTGCGTCTCATCGGGCCGCTGCTCTATCGCTTCCCGACGGCACACCGCGCCGCGTCGCGTGACTGTCCGTCCGGTCCTTCCCAGTGGACTCTCGCGCTCGAATCGTCGCTTGCCATCCCGCGGAGTAATAACGGAGGCGGTTGGACGTCCACCCACGGATGTACTCCGACGTCCTTCTCGCGACCGACGGCAGCGAGTGCGCCCGGGCGGCGACGTCGCACGCGGTCGACCTCGCGGCGACCTACGGTGCGACACTACACGCGCTCTACGTGATCGAAACCCGGATCGGCTATGACAGCGGCGTCATCGATCCGGCGACCATCGAGGACGACCTCCGCGCCGAGGGCGAGTCCGTCCTCAAGGCGGTCGGCGATGAGAGTCGGGCGCGGGACGTGACGCTCGTTGATCGGATTCGGAAGGGTGTCCCCGAACGGGAGATCGCCGACTACGTCGAGAGGGAGGGGATCGATATCGTCGTCGTCGGGACGCGAGGGAAGTCCGCGTTCAAGACGATCCTGCTCGGGAGCACGAGCGAAGCGCTCGTCCGTGACGTATCGGTTCCCGTCGTACTGGTGTCCGCGGACGGCGAGACGGACTCCGATACCTGAGGGGTTCTGACGAGTCGGCACGGCGGGGCGGTCGAGCCGTTTGCCGTCTGCCCCTACCGGGCGTCTAGCGCCGTACGTGCAGCGTTACCGCTATATATCCCGAGCAGTCAGTACGACCTAGGCGCATGTCCATACCGGCCGAGCCGAGCGGGGAACGCGGAACCCGGTACGCGCTACTCA
Proteins encoded in this region:
- a CDS encoding universal stress protein; amino-acid sequence: MHVLVPIDGSEPARAAIEHAVTTFPDADITALHVVNPSMSTYRTDTHLHFERLVELEEERAETLFETAREIADEHGREASLTTETVVGEPIRDIVEFAEENDVDQIVIGSHGRSGVSRVLLGSVAEQVVRRASMPVTVVR
- a CDS encoding universal stress protein → MYSDVLLATDGSECARAATSHAVDLAATYGATLHALYVIETRIGYDSGVIDPATIEDDLRAEGESVLKAVGDESRARDVTLVDRIRKGVPEREIADYVEREGIDIVVVGTRGKSAFKTILLGSTSEALVRDVSVPVVLVSADGETDSDT